From Desulfomonilia bacterium, a single genomic window includes:
- a CDS encoding CopG family transcriptional regulator, with product MKKYTEEPMGDLRVVKDLLPPPDKLILKEDNVKVTISLKKSSINFFKEQAKLQKTSYQKMIREVIDRYASHYQKNA from the coding sequence ATGAAAAAATATACAGAAGAACCTATGGGTGATCTGAGAGTAGTCAAAGACTTGCTGCCTCCCCCGGACAAGTTAATACTGAAAGAAGATAATGTGAAAGTTACCATTTCTTTGAAGAAATCCAGCATCAACTTCTTTAAAGAACAGGCTAAATTGCAGAAGACTTCTTACCAGAAAATGATAAGGGAAGTAATAGACAGGTACGCT